From Echinicola soli, a single genomic window includes:
- a CDS encoding carbonic anhydrase family protein has product MKKKLLIGMLLLGAISCNQTNQKSNHIDENKHTTSAKVIEVMTEQKQRELTPEEVLTDLLQGNERFVSDRQINRNLPKQISSTTKKQYPKAVVLACIDSRVPVEYIFDQGIGDIFVVRVAGNIEDKALLGSMEYGLGIAGSKLLMVLGHENCGAVKSAIKKLDVGSDNVSVLLNQAEPAILEIDGERDDKNKEYFDAVVKNNVYQTIEDIRNRSSIINNLEDKGEIKIVGAFYSLTDGKVTIIRNDTHEHDDD; this is encoded by the coding sequence ATGAAAAAGAAACTATTAATTGGGATGCTATTGCTAGGAGCCATCAGCTGTAACCAAACCAACCAAAAATCAAATCATATTGATGAAAACAAACATACTACTTCAGCTAAAGTTATAGAAGTGATGACAGAGCAGAAGCAGCGTGAATTAACACCTGAAGAGGTTTTAACAGATCTATTACAGGGTAACGAACGGTTCGTATCCGATCGACAAATAAACCGGAACCTACCAAAACAAATCAGCTCAACTACAAAGAAACAATACCCCAAAGCTGTAGTACTGGCCTGTATTGACTCCCGTGTGCCAGTTGAATATATATTTGATCAGGGTATTGGGGATATCTTTGTTGTTCGCGTGGCAGGAAACATTGAAGACAAAGCACTCCTTGGAAGCATGGAGTATGGCTTAGGGATAGCAGGCTCTAAACTGCTTATGGTACTGGGACACGAAAACTGTGGTGCTGTTAAATCAGCAATCAAAAAATTAGATGTCGGTAGTGATAATGTATCAGTATTATTAAACCAAGCCGAACCTGCAATTCTAGAAATTGACGGCGAAAGAGATGATAAAAACAAAGAATATTTTGACGCTGTCGTCAAGAATAATGTATACCAAACCATTGAGGATATAAGAAATAGAAGTTCTATAATTAATAACTTAGAAGATAAAGGTGAAATAAAAATTGTAGGGGCATTTTATAGTCTCACCGATGGCAAAGTTACCATTATCCGAAATGATACTCATGAACACGATGATGATTAG
- a CDS encoding DUF2911 domain-containing protein: MKKPNITRCSFLLVFALLFSAAAFGQDEKPKSPPATATGEINGANITINYHAPSVKGRVIWGDLVPFGEVWRAGANDATTFETDKDIKIEGETLPAGKYSFFIIAGETESVFIFNSVAKQWGAYDYDESKDVLRVTVPSQESSTMEEQLVYEVVDDGFEVRWEYGKGKAHIE, from the coding sequence ATGAAAAAACCTAATATCACACGATGCAGTTTTTTGCTCGTTTTTGCACTCTTGTTTAGTGCAGCCGCATTTGGTCAAGATGAAAAGCCTAAAAGTCCTCCAGCCACCGCCACTGGTGAAATCAATGGTGCCAACATCACCATCAACTACCATGCCCCCAGCGTCAAAGGAAGAGTTATCTGGGGTGATTTGGTGCCTTTTGGCGAAGTATGGAGAGCTGGTGCCAACGATGCCACTACCTTTGAAACCGATAAAGACATCAAGATTGAAGGAGAAACATTGCCAGCAGGTAAGTACAGTTTCTTCATCATCGCAGGAGAAACGGAATCGGTGTTTATTTTCAATAGTGTAGCCAAACAGTGGGGCGCATATGATTATGATGAATCCAAAGATGTTCTTCGCGTGACCGTGCCGTCACAGGAATCGTCAACTATGGAAGAACAACTCGTTTATGAAGTAGTGGACGATGGATTCGAAGTCCGTTGGGAATACGGCAAAGGGAAAGCACATATCGAGTAA
- a CDS encoding DUF7218 family protein translates to MSKNHGPHIKNDEQYEALRDQGMSKSKAARIANTPDAGKKGGKSKPYEEWTKEELYDQAQKVDIQGRSKMDKEQLIKALRSN, encoded by the coding sequence ATGAGCAAAAACCACGGCCCGCATATTAAGAATGATGAACAATATGAAGCGCTAAGAGATCAAGGAATGAGTAAAAGCAAAGCTGCTAGAATAGCCAATACTCCAGATGCTGGCAAGAAAGGGGGCAAATCTAAACCCTATGAAGAATGGACCAAAGAAGAGCTGTATGATCAGGCTCAAAAAGTGGACATCCAAGGAAGAAGCAAAATGGATAAGGAACAATTGATCAAAGCACTAAGGTCAAATTAA
- the mnmA gene encoding tRNA 2-thiouridine(34) synthase MnmA, giving the protein MSTKKRVVVGLSGGVDSSVAAYLLQEQGYEVIGMFMKNWHDESVTISNECPWMEDSTDAMLVAEKLGIPFQAIDLSEEYRERIVDYMFAEYKAGRTPNPDVLCNREIKFDIFLKAAKKLKADFVATGHYCQKGETQMEGKAVYQLLAGADNNKDQSYFLCQLSQDQLAKALFPIGHLQKSEVRKIAKEQDLITADKKDSQGLCFIGKVRLPDFLQQQLKPKKGDIIIIPDDLAIYQKQQIPTGLESDELDQEVLDQICLPVKHQTSQGKKVADHNGAHYFTVGQRKGLNVGGTGKPLFVIETNTDENIIYTGLGEDHPGLLRNGLFVPAEDVHWIREDLKLTPGQSRKYLARIRYRQPLSGATLIMKENGLYVLFDKPQKGIAAGQFVAWYDGEESIGSGVIA; this is encoded by the coding sequence ATGAGCACAAAAAAAAGAGTCGTCGTCGGCCTTTCGGGAGGCGTGGACAGTTCTGTAGCCGCTTACCTTTTACAAGAGCAAGGCTATGAAGTCATCGGCATGTTTATGAAAAATTGGCACGATGAATCGGTCACCATTTCAAACGAATGTCCATGGATGGAAGACAGTACAGACGCCATGCTGGTAGCCGAAAAACTGGGCATTCCATTTCAGGCCATTGATCTGAGTGAGGAATACAGGGAGCGGATCGTGGACTATATGTTTGCTGAATATAAAGCTGGCCGGACCCCAAATCCCGATGTGCTCTGCAATAGGGAAATTAAGTTTGATATCTTCCTGAAGGCTGCCAAAAAGCTGAAAGCTGATTTCGTGGCCACTGGGCATTATTGCCAAAAAGGAGAAACCCAAATGGAAGGAAAGGCAGTATACCAACTGCTCGCTGGTGCCGACAACAATAAAGACCAAAGCTACTTCCTCTGCCAGCTTAGTCAAGATCAATTGGCAAAGGCACTTTTCCCCATCGGACATTTACAAAAATCCGAAGTTCGAAAAATTGCCAAAGAGCAGGATCTGATCACTGCTGACAAAAAGGACAGCCAAGGCCTTTGCTTTATCGGCAAAGTAAGACTGCCTGATTTTTTACAGCAGCAGCTCAAACCCAAAAAGGGAGATATTATCATCATTCCAGATGACTTGGCCATTTACCAAAAGCAGCAAATCCCAACTGGTTTGGAGTCCGATGAGCTGGACCAGGAAGTGCTGGATCAAATATGCCTTCCGGTCAAGCACCAAACCAGCCAAGGCAAGAAAGTAGCAGATCATAATGGCGCCCACTACTTCACGGTGGGACAGCGAAAGGGCCTAAATGTAGGTGGCACGGGCAAGCCGCTATTTGTGATTGAAACCAACACCGACGAAAATATCATCTACACAGGATTGGGTGAGGATCACCCTGGGCTGCTCAGAAATGGTCTTTTTGTACCAGCGGAGGATGTACACTGGATCAGAGAAGACCTCAAACTGACTCCTGGTCAATCAAGAAAGTACTTGGCCAGAATTCGTTATAGACAACCCTTAAGCGGAGCCACATTGATCATGAAAGAAAACGGACTCTATGTCCTGTTCGATAAACCTCAAAAAGGAATCGCCGCAGGACAGTTTGTGGCGTGGTACGATGGTGAAGAGAGCATCGGTTCTGGGGTGATCGCTTAG
- a CDS encoding CsbD family protein: MAKNLKLKGNWNELKGKLKSKYGEITDDDLMYAEGQEDQLLGKLQQKTGESVENLKKFLFTEQEENK; the protein is encoded by the coding sequence ATGGCTAAAAATTTGAAATTAAAAGGAAATTGGAATGAACTGAAAGGTAAATTAAAATCCAAATACGGGGAAATTACCGATGATGATCTTATGTATGCAGAAGGTCAGGAAGATCAGTTGCTTGGCAAACTGCAGCAAAAAACTGGAGAATCCGTAGAGAACCTAAAGAAATTCCTGTTCACTGAACAGGAGGAAAACAAATAG
- a CDS encoding alpha-2-macroglobulin family protein — protein MSKSLLFLYLFCYPIFAFTQDKYQSQWDKVEKLELKSLPQSALTVTDSIFQQAKAEGNPPQWIKAMLYQSKFALTLEEDAQLKIIANFKKEIAQTTAPERNILESMLAQFYWQYFQENRYRFYDRSQTAEVVDSTDFRTWDLDHLYQRIYQLHLRALQDQEKLQRIPIALYQAILSEEDKTMSLTPSLFDLLAHRALEFFNSEESSISQPKDKFLINDPVYFQNESYLPEYTSPSFSRHLEALKVYHQLIDYNRREQNEAALVASQLKRLKFVAENYTGESKEKHYEAALTKHFSKYQSKAISTLITYDLATLYHNMAKQYSPSDAPKYQFKRKEALQLLEKAIASFPDGLGTESCTSLLTSITRSYLELTTEKHLPINQDARVLAEYKNLQRLDFMLYSLDIQQYEQFERLYNKHDQDNFIQKLKPYKSWQSKLKNEEDYQLHTTDNLLPALPAGIYLIVANSKTSESQDQITAHQVIQVTDIALIHQNIGNNVSLQVIDRQNGEPIEGAKVTLSHEGYGKKIQLPKAPLTTDERGFVKFKVDDRYYGVVTKVEKDGQTAIFDNLSSRVYFSNNSEATIRPHLFTDRSIYRPGQTVFFKGILVKRVNDQSEVVADAGVEVVLKDVNGEKVSELLLESNEYGAFSGEFVLPTTGLTGNFTLEVNKNNKIKNISLRGADFSGGHHGISVEEYKRPTFEASFQPIDQEYQVNDSIHVHGEALAFSGSKISNANVTYRVVREVQMPYWYYSWRRPIHRGQSQEIAHGSLQTDADGKFILPFRAIPDESIPKDDQPVFRYTVTAEVTDINGETRTANTTVKLGYHALLLNLDLPELGHKQQDSISLSINSTNLNDTFVPASGNLKIYKLNSPGRILRDSPFSTPDYQRWDKDEFTKRFPHEPYGPEAENTNWEKGEMVVNREFDTNKEKVISITGFDQWSIGKYLVVLEAKDKSGQEVAVKELFTLQDKTSKTVPDHQLLDIQLDQSSYIPGNTAKLTLGTAAENLTVSVFLEKDGAIKDTWLVKLKNGYKSLSFPVEATDIGGFVIHYTTAFANSSVTGQLPVNVPYPKKELEIETLTFRDNIQPGSAQTWTFKIKGPQKDKVATEMLASMYDVSLDQFRSHQWNFSTSPRNYRSQASFDSHSSFSTAVFDMNYYLNSRYFTSHEALPLTQFNWFGFHFGNAYYSNYRYILSLREKWIPIAPKLTYDYDESLAEGIVKGKVTDPDGKPLAGVNISHEDHKKSILSDLNGQFTIEAASGDELHFSFIGFLSATAKISPKRNVIHLVLPEDIAGLEEVVVVGYGGETKRVKTSSNATIAPPPSLMEAEMKVDANMPPADMIIRGTSSVEDENTLYIIDGEIATTPPDQRDIATLEVLNPDEASAIYGTKAANGAIIITTKSGQASLDRQLAEVQARTDLRETAFFYPHLSTDSTGNISFSFTAPEALTKWKLQLLGHTKTLDIGYKQLQTVTQKELMVTPNAPRFLREGDELMLSAKISNLSDEPLSGKILLTLTDPITGKIIDPQLENLKGDQTFQIGANGNSVVNWSLKIPESLQAVQYKVVAVAGDFSDGEQSVLPVLSNRILVTETIPMWISTKGRKSFKLENMTANTSTTLSNHQLTLEVTSNPAWYAVQALPYLMEYPYECAEQIYSRFFANALAKHIVDSHPQIKAVFENWKNQDSDALLSNLEKNQELKSLIIQETPWLRDAQSESEQKQRIALLFDLNKITNELSTNIDKLSSMQMSSGGFPWFKGSRYPNRYITQHIAMGLSELKKMDVKAAQSEKVTAIITKAKRYLDEQLLEDYDKLKDQVEQIKNKTDNDADAQAKINTLHDENPLQSIQIHYLYLRSLLPTSNVSKPLQEAINYYQSQALRQWTTVRLQEQAMIALMSHRMLSNDTDQEILRSLAENSVNNSELGRYWKANKPGWRWDQAPIETQAFLIRTFAEIPIADHTDTEQTNMVNEMKIWLLKHKQTNRWSNTKATASAVQALLLKGMDWLSIAETVQVTIGNQHVSPASDETIQPEAGTGYYKKSWPGDQITSEMGKVTLVQEKEGIAWGALYWQYFEDLNKIQDNTATPLQITKELFVKENTDQGEIFHLIEGDAGIKVGDLVKVRIEIKVDRDMDFVHLKDMRAAGFEPVNVLSAYKYQDGLGYYESTRDASTNFFFERLNKGVYVFEYELRANNAGTFSNGISTIQCMYAPEFSSHSGGLVVRIER, from the coding sequence ATGTCAAAATCACTTCTATTTCTCTACTTATTCTGCTATCCCATTTTTGCATTTACTCAGGACAAGTACCAATCCCAATGGGACAAGGTAGAAAAACTGGAGCTTAAAAGCCTGCCCCAATCAGCCTTGACCGTCACGGATTCCATTTTTCAGCAGGCCAAAGCAGAAGGTAATCCACCACAGTGGATAAAAGCCATGCTCTACCAATCCAAGTTTGCATTAACCCTGGAAGAAGATGCCCAATTGAAGATTATTGCTAATTTTAAAAAGGAGATCGCCCAAACTACCGCTCCTGAACGAAACATCCTGGAAAGTATGCTGGCACAGTTTTACTGGCAATATTTTCAGGAAAACCGCTATCGCTTTTATGATCGGAGCCAAACAGCCGAGGTGGTAGACAGTACCGACTTCAGGACATGGGATTTAGATCACCTCTACCAGCGCATCTACCAACTGCATTTGCGGGCTTTACAGGATCAAGAAAAATTACAGCGTATTCCCATAGCCCTTTACCAAGCCATTCTTTCCGAAGAAGATAAGACAATGTCCCTTACTCCTAGCCTATTTGACCTATTGGCACATAGGGCACTCGAATTCTTCAATAGTGAAGAATCAAGCATTAGCCAGCCCAAGGATAAATTTCTGATCAACGATCCAGTCTATTTTCAAAATGAAAGTTACCTTCCTGAATACACTTCGCCAAGTTTTTCAAGGCACTTAGAAGCCCTTAAAGTCTACCATCAGCTCATAGATTATAACCGGCGTGAGCAAAACGAAGCAGCATTGGTGGCAAGTCAACTGAAGCGCTTGAAGTTTGTCGCCGAAAACTATACCGGTGAATCCAAAGAAAAACACTACGAAGCAGCACTGACAAAACACTTTTCCAAGTATCAATCCAAGGCAATAAGCACGCTCATCACCTATGATCTGGCCACTTTATACCATAACATGGCCAAGCAATATTCCCCAAGTGATGCCCCTAAATATCAGTTCAAACGTAAGGAAGCCTTACAGCTACTTGAGAAAGCCATTGCTAGTTTTCCCGATGGTTTGGGAACCGAATCCTGTACATCACTGCTTACTTCCATTACCCGATCATATCTTGAACTTACCACCGAAAAACACCTTCCTATCAACCAAGATGCCCGAGTATTGGCTGAATATAAGAACCTTCAACGGCTGGATTTTATGCTTTACTCCTTGGATATTCAGCAGTATGAGCAATTCGAGCGCCTATACAACAAGCATGACCAAGATAACTTTATCCAAAAACTCAAACCATACAAGTCGTGGCAGAGCAAATTGAAAAATGAAGAAGATTATCAGCTTCACACCACAGATAACCTTCTACCCGCCTTACCAGCTGGCATCTACTTGATCGTGGCCAATAGCAAAACAAGTGAAAGCCAGGATCAGATCACCGCTCATCAAGTGATACAAGTCACGGATATAGCCTTGATCCATCAAAATATAGGCAATAATGTTTCCCTCCAAGTCATCGACCGTCAAAACGGCGAGCCTATCGAAGGAGCTAAAGTGACCTTGAGCCATGAAGGATACGGAAAAAAGATACAGTTGCCCAAAGCACCTCTTACAACTGATGAGCGTGGTTTTGTGAAATTTAAAGTGGATGACCGGTATTACGGCGTGGTAACCAAGGTGGAGAAAGATGGACAAACCGCTATTTTTGACAATTTATCCAGTCGAGTCTATTTCTCCAATAATTCAGAAGCTACTATCAGGCCCCACTTATTTACAGATAGAAGCATCTACCGTCCCGGACAAACAGTGTTTTTTAAAGGCATTCTTGTAAAAAGGGTAAACGACCAAAGTGAAGTAGTTGCTGATGCAGGTGTCGAAGTAGTGCTGAAAGATGTGAATGGAGAAAAGGTTTCAGAACTGCTTCTTGAGTCCAATGAATATGGGGCCTTCAGCGGAGAGTTCGTTTTGCCTACTACAGGATTGACGGGAAATTTCACCCTTGAAGTAAACAAAAACAACAAAATAAAAAATATTTCGCTCAGGGGAGCGGATTTTTCGGGTGGCCACCATGGTATTTCAGTGGAAGAATACAAACGCCCCACTTTCGAAGCCAGCTTTCAGCCGATCGACCAAGAATATCAGGTCAATGATAGCATCCATGTTCATGGGGAAGCCTTGGCATTTTCAGGAAGTAAAATTTCCAATGCCAACGTAACCTACCGAGTGGTCAGAGAGGTGCAAATGCCGTATTGGTACTACTCGTGGAGACGGCCAATCCACAGGGGACAGTCCCAGGAAATTGCCCATGGTTCATTGCAGACTGATGCAGATGGCAAATTCATCCTGCCTTTTAGGGCCATACCTGATGAAAGTATTCCCAAAGATGACCAGCCTGTATTCCGCTATACCGTAACGGCAGAAGTCACCGACATCAATGGCGAAACCCGAACCGCCAATACCACGGTAAAGCTAGGCTACCATGCACTGCTCTTAAACCTTGACCTTCCCGAGCTTGGTCATAAGCAACAGGACAGTATTTCCCTGAGCATTAACAGCACCAATCTTAATGATACCTTCGTTCCTGCCAGTGGAAACCTGAAAATCTATAAGCTAAATTCTCCCGGACGGATCCTGCGCGACTCCCCATTTTCCACACCAGACTATCAACGTTGGGACAAGGACGAATTTACCAAGCGGTTTCCGCATGAGCCCTACGGGCCGGAAGCGGAAAACACCAACTGGGAAAAAGGAGAAATGGTCGTCAACAGGGAATTCGATACCAACAAAGAAAAAGTAATCAGTATTACAGGATTTGACCAGTGGTCAATAGGTAAATACCTCGTTGTGTTGGAAGCAAAGGATAAATCTGGCCAAGAAGTGGCCGTGAAAGAGCTTTTCACACTACAGGATAAAACCAGTAAAACAGTCCCTGACCACCAACTACTGGACATCCAACTGGATCAATCTTCCTATATTCCTGGAAATACGGCCAAGCTTACCTTGGGCACAGCAGCAGAAAACCTAACGGTAAGTGTCTTTTTGGAAAAAGACGGTGCGATCAAAGATACCTGGCTGGTGAAGCTGAAAAACGGCTATAAAAGCCTGTCATTTCCGGTGGAAGCCACTGATATCGGTGGTTTTGTGATTCATTATACGACGGCCTTTGCCAATTCGAGCGTAACCGGCCAACTACCTGTAAATGTCCCCTACCCGAAAAAGGAACTGGAAATAGAAACCCTCACCTTTCGTGACAATATCCAACCTGGATCCGCACAAACATGGACCTTTAAGATCAAGGGCCCGCAAAAAGATAAAGTCGCCACAGAGATGCTTGCCAGCATGTACGATGTATCTTTGGACCAATTCAGATCGCACCAGTGGAATTTTTCCACTTCGCCCAGAAACTACCGCAGTCAGGCTTCCTTTGACAGCCACTCCAGTTTTTCTACGGCAGTGTTTGACATGAACTATTATTTGAATAGCCGTTATTTCACCTCACATGAAGCCCTACCCCTGACACAGTTCAATTGGTTTGGTTTTCATTTTGGCAATGCATACTATTCCAATTATCGCTATATCCTGTCCCTTCGGGAAAAATGGATCCCCATCGCCCCCAAACTCACTTACGACTATGATGAATCCTTGGCAGAAGGCATCGTAAAAGGCAAGGTCACGGATCCTGACGGTAAACCGTTGGCAGGAGTAAATATTTCTCATGAGGATCATAAAAAAAGCATACTTTCTGACCTGAATGGCCAGTTTACCATAGAAGCGGCATCCGGGGATGAGCTGCACTTTAGTTTTATCGGTTTTCTATCTGCCACCGCCAAAATTTCACCCAAACGTAACGTCATCCATCTGGTGTTGCCAGAAGACATTGCAGGATTGGAAGAAGTGGTCGTGGTGGGATATGGTGGTGAAACGAAAAGAGTGAAAACTTCTTCGAATGCTACTATCGCTCCTCCGCCGTCTCTTATGGAGGCCGAAATGAAAGTAGACGCCAATATGCCACCAGCAGACATGATCATCAGAGGCACCAGTTCTGTAGAAGATGAAAACACCCTTTATATCATCGATGGTGAAATAGCCACTACTCCGCCAGACCAACGTGACATTGCCACATTAGAAGTGCTTAATCCTGATGAAGCCTCAGCGATCTATGGCACCAAGGCTGCGAATGGTGCGATCATCATCACAACCAAATCAGGACAAGCCTCCCTCGATCGGCAACTGGCAGAAGTGCAGGCAAGGACTGACCTTAGGGAAACCGCTTTTTTCTACCCCCACCTTAGTACTGATTCCACGGGCAATATCAGTTTTAGCTTCACCGCACCGGAAGCACTTACCAAATGGAAACTCCAACTGCTAGGACACACCAAAACCCTGGACATCGGCTACAAACAGCTGCAGACCGTGACCCAAAAAGAGTTGATGGTAACACCTAATGCGCCACGGTTCCTCAGAGAAGGCGATGAACTAATGCTATCCGCCAAAATCAGCAACTTGTCCGATGAGCCACTATCAGGGAAAATACTGTTAACATTGACAGATCCGATTACGGGCAAGATAATCGATCCGCAGCTGGAGAATCTCAAGGGAGACCAAACATTCCAGATAGGTGCCAATGGAAATTCAGTTGTAAATTGGTCATTAAAAATCCCAGAAAGCCTCCAAGCGGTGCAGTACAAAGTAGTGGCGGTGGCGGGGGATTTTTCCGATGGTGAGCAAAGTGTACTACCGGTCCTCTCCAATCGCATCTTGGTAACCGAGACCATCCCGATGTGGATCAGTACCAAGGGAAGAAAATCCTTCAAACTGGAAAACATGACCGCCAATACATCCACTACCCTTAGTAATCATCAACTGACGTTAGAAGTCACCTCCAACCCGGCTTGGTACGCTGTTCAGGCACTGCCTTACCTGATGGAATATCCCTATGAATGTGCTGAACAAATCTACTCCCGCTTCTTTGCCAATGCCCTGGCAAAGCACATCGTAGACAGCCATCCTCAGATAAAAGCAGTCTTTGAAAACTGGAAAAATCAAGACAGCGATGCCTTGCTCAGCAACCTCGAAAAGAACCAAGAGTTAAAATCATTGATCATCCAGGAAACACCCTGGCTGCGTGATGCCCAATCCGAAAGTGAGCAGAAACAAAGAATCGCTCTATTATTTGACTTGAACAAAATAACCAATGAACTGTCAACAAACATCGACAAACTGTCATCTATGCAAATGAGTTCAGGTGGATTTCCCTGGTTTAAAGGCAGCCGCTATCCCAATCGCTACATCACACAGCATATTGCCATGGGACTAAGCGAGCTGAAAAAGATGGATGTCAAAGCAGCACAATCCGAGAAGGTAACTGCCATCATCACCAAAGCGAAGAGGTATTTGGACGAACAGTTATTGGAAGATTACGATAAGCTTAAAGACCAAGTGGAGCAAATAAAAAACAAGACCGATAATGATGCTGACGCCCAGGCCAAGATCAATACATTACACGACGAAAATCCTCTACAGTCCATCCAAATACACTACCTGTACTTACGCAGTTTACTTCCTACATCCAACGTCTCCAAACCACTTCAGGAAGCGATCAATTATTACCAATCCCAAGCCCTTCGCCAATGGACCACTGTGAGGCTGCAGGAACAAGCAATGATCGCCCTGATGAGCCATCGAATGTTATCAAATGATACCGATCAGGAGATTCTAAGATCACTGGCAGAAAACAGCGTCAACAATTCGGAACTTGGCCGCTATTGGAAAGCCAATAAACCTGGCTGGCGTTGGGACCAAGCGCCCATCGAGACCCAAGCTTTCTTGATCAGAACTTTTGCAGAAATACCTATAGCCGACCACACCGATACCGAGCAGACCAATATGGTAAATGAGATGAAAATATGGCTCCTCAAGCATAAACAAACCAACCGATGGAGCAACACAAAAGCCACTGCATCAGCTGTCCAAGCCTTACTTCTTAAAGGTATGGATTGGCTAAGTATTGCTGAAACAGTCCAAGTAACCATAGGAAACCAACATGTCTCCCCCGCATCGGACGAAACCATCCAACCAGAAGCTGGAACGGGCTACTATAAGAAATCGTGGCCAGGTGATCAAATCACCTCCGAAATGGGGAAAGTTACCTTGGTCCAAGAGAAAGAAGGCATTGCTTGGGGCGCGCTCTATTGGCAGTATTTTGAAGACCTCAATAAAATCCAGGACAACACCGCTACCCCTCTCCAAATCACAAAGGAGCTCTTTGTAAAAGAAAACACCGATCAGGGAGAAATCTTCCATCTCATCGAAGGAGACGCAGGCATCAAAGTGGGTGACCTGGTCAAGGTACGCATTGAAATAAAGGTGGACAGGGATATGGACTTTGTACACCTGAAGGATATGCGCGCAGCGGGGTTTGAACCCGTAAATGTACTTTCGGCATATAAATATCAAGATGGTTTGGGCTACTATGAAAGCACCCGTGATGCCAGTACCAATTTCTTCTTTGAACGACTAAACAAAGGTGTGTATGTTTTTGAATACGAATTAAGGGCCAACAATGCAGGAACCTTCTCCAATGGGATTAGCACCATTCAATGCATGTATGCCCCAGAATTCAGCAGTCACTCTGGTGGACTGGTTGTCAGGATAGAAAGATAA